The Pseudomonadota bacterium genomic interval AGACCCAGCATGACATCGGTAGGACAAAACGTTTGGTACGATTGCATGAGCACGGATACCGAGGCGGCAATTCGCTTCTACACCGAGGTGATCGGCTGGAAGACCCAGCCCTGGCAGAACGCCGATCCGAACAACCCTTACACGCTGTGGCTCGTGGGAGAGCGTGCGATCGGCGGCGTGATGACGCTGCCCGACGAGGCGCGCAAGATGGGCGCGCCTTCGCACTGGCTGGCCTACACCACCGTTGCCGACGCCGATGCCACGAGCGCCCGGGCCGAAAAGCTGGGCGGCAAGATCTACAAGCCGCCCTTTGACATCCCGAACGTGGGACGCATCGCTATCTTGGCAGACCCCCAAAACGCCGTGTTTGCCATCTACAAACCCCAAGGAGAGATGCCGGCATCGGCCGGCGAGCAACCTGGCGAGTTCTGCTGGTCCGAGCTCAACACCACCGACTACCAAGGAGCCTGGAAATTCTACAGCGAGCTGTTCGGCTGGAGGCACAGAAGCTCCATGGACATGGGTCCTGCCGGCACCTACTTCATGTTTCACGACGAGGCCGAGCTGACCAAGGGCGGCATGAGCAACGTGGCCAAGCAGATGGGCTTGCCGCCGCATTGGCTCTACTACGTCAACGTGGCAGACATGGACGCCACGGTGGAGCGCATCAAGCAGCACGGCGGCAAGATCCTCAACGGGCCCATGGACGTTCCGGGCGACGACCGCATCGCCCAGTGCCAGGATCCGACCGGCGCCGCGTTCGCGATCTACACCAGGGGCAAGAAGTAGCCCAGCCCGAGCGACGCCAATCGCTCGCAGACTTGTGTACGAAATCAGGGATCCAGGACACTAGGGAGTGTCTTCAATAACCCTACAGGATCACGGACGAGGTCTATTGATCTGGCTGCGGCGTGCCTGAGCACACCCGGACCGTGGACGATCGCACATCGTGGTGGTCGTCGTGGTCGTGGTCGTGGTCGTGGTCGTGGCCGTGGCCGGTACGAGGCAACCTAGCCAGTGTCAGACACGTCCTCGGTACCACGTCTGCTGCCGAGACCGGCGATTCCAAGCAACTTGGTCGTCCGTATCGTTGAGATTCTCACCAAGCTCTGTCGATAGTCACGGTCACGACCACGACCACGACCACCCAGCGCCAAGAGCTGCCGTCCCACGTTGGTCCTGGCCACCTGAAACACGCCACTTCGCTTAGGCGTCGGGTCAAAACAACATCTCCAGGTCGGCTTTGAGGCGCCCGGCCAGCAAGGCGCGCTGTCGCGCGAATACTCCCTAACGCTGATAGACGCCGTCGACTATGCGCAGAATCCCGCGTGGATTGCTGTCCTGCAGCTCGGGGGGCAACAGCTCGGACGGCCAGTTCTGAAAACAGACCGGTCGCGCGAAGCGAGCGATCGCAGCCGTGCCGACCGAGGTGGAGCGTACGTCCGTAGTCGCCGGGTAGGGTCCACCGTGATGCATCGAGGGGCAGACCTCGACCCCGGTGGGAAAGCCGCCAAAAACCAGGCGGCCGGCTCGCTCCTCGATGAGCTGCGGCAGCTCGCCAAACTCCTCGAGGTCGCGCGCAGTGGCGTGGATGGTCAGGGTGAGCTGGCCGCTCAAGTCGCGAGCG includes:
- a CDS encoding VOC family protein, whose amino-acid sequence is MTSVGQNVWYDCMSTDTEAAIRFYTEVIGWKTQPWQNADPNNPYTLWLVGERAIGGVMTLPDEARKMGAPSHWLAYTTVADADATSARAEKLGGKIYKPPFDIPNVGRIAILADPQNAVFAIYKPQGEMPASAGEQPGEFCWSELNTTDYQGAWKFYSELFGWRHRSSMDMGPAGTYFMFHDEAELTKGGMSNVAKQMGLPPHWLYYVNVADMDATVERIKQHGGKILNGPMDVPGDDRIAQCQDPTGAAFAIYTRGKK